Proteins from one Mycobacterium sp. HUMS_12744610 genomic window:
- a CDS encoding glycoside hydrolase family 76 protein, producing the protein MDQLWANRAASSEAAVVQRHLKRLWALPGTQLGVVAWPPTRRDRLFASWHYWWQAHLLDCLVDAQLRDPQPHRRTRINRQVRSHRLRNNFSWTNSYYDDMAWLALALERAARIAGVRRRRALPKLADQFVKAWVPEDGGGIPWRKQDQFFNAPANGPAAIFLARYSDRLRRVQQMADWIEETLIDPETHLVFDGIKAGSLVRAQYTYCQGVVLGLETELAARTHDDRHAPRVHRLVAAVGEQMAPSGVLGGAGGGDGGLFAGITARYLALVATALPGEEAADVAARDTARTIVLASAKSAWDYRQSVDGLPLFGPSWDRDAELPTAGPGAGAQARFVDGAVSGSGVAERDLSVQLSGWMLMEAACSVTGREP; encoded by the coding sequence ATGGATCAGCTATGGGCAAACCGGGCGGCCAGCTCCGAAGCCGCTGTGGTGCAACGACACCTGAAGCGGCTGTGGGCGCTGCCGGGCACCCAGCTGGGGGTGGTGGCGTGGCCGCCGACGCGGCGCGACCGGCTGTTCGCCAGCTGGCACTACTGGTGGCAGGCCCACCTGCTGGACTGCCTCGTCGACGCGCAGCTGCGCGACCCGCAGCCGCACCGGCGCACCAGGATCAACCGGCAGGTCCGAAGTCACCGGCTGCGCAACAACTTCTCGTGGACCAACAGCTACTACGACGACATGGCGTGGCTGGCGCTGGCGCTGGAACGCGCCGCCCGGATCGCCGGCGTGCGGCGCCGGCGCGCGCTGCCCAAGCTCGCCGACCAGTTCGTCAAGGCCTGGGTGCCCGAGGACGGCGGCGGCATCCCGTGGCGAAAGCAGGACCAGTTCTTCAACGCCCCGGCCAACGGCCCGGCCGCGATCTTCCTCGCCCGCTACTCGGACCGGCTGCGGCGGGTCCAGCAGATGGCCGACTGGATCGAGGAAACCCTGATCGACCCCGAGACCCACCTGGTGTTCGACGGCATCAAGGCCGGCTCGCTGGTCCGCGCGCAGTACACCTACTGCCAGGGCGTGGTGCTCGGGCTGGAAACCGAGCTCGCCGCCCGCACCCACGACGACCGGCACGCGCCGCGGGTGCATCGCCTGGTCGCCGCGGTCGGCGAGCAGATGGCGCCGTCGGGGGTGCTGGGGGGCGCCGGCGGCGGGGACGGCGGCCTGTTCGCCGGCATCACCGCCCGCTACCTCGCGCTGGTGGCCACCGCGCTGCCGGGCGAGGAGGCCGCCGACGTCGCAGCCCGCGACACCGCCCGCACCATCGTGCTGGCCAGCGCGAAGTCGGCGTGGGACTACCGGCAGAGCGTGGACGGCCTGCCGCTGTTCGGCCCGTCGTGGGACCGCGACGCCGAGCTCCCCACCGCGGGGCCCGGGGCGGGGGCACAGGCGCGGTTCGTCGACGGCGCCGTGAGCGGCTCGGGGGTCGCCGAACGGGACCTGTCGGTGCAGCTGTCGGGGTGGATGCTGATGGAGGCCGCCTGCAGCGTCACCGGTCGGGAACCGTGA
- a CDS encoding ethanolamine ammonia-lyase subunit EutB, translated as MSYRQTVSGTSYSFDGLLDVLAKATPLRSGDQLAGCAAGSDAERAAAAWVLADIELASFLSDVVVPYETDEVTRLIIDGHDREAFAPVAHLTVGGFRDWLLDNASRADAPARLAALAPGLTPEMVAAVSKIMRNQDLILVAAAVTNTAALRTTIGLPGRLATRLQPNHPTDDPRGIAAALLDGLLLGCGDAVIGVNPATDSPAAASDLLHLLDDIRRRFAIPMQSCVLCHVTTTMELIDRGAPVDLVFQSIAGTEGANAAFGTSLAMLRQADEAARSLHRGTVGGNVMYLETGQGSALSAGAHLGVGGRPVDQQTLEARSYAVARALRPLLVDSVVGFIGPEYLYDGKQIIRAGLEDNFCGKLLGLPMGVDVCYTNHAEADQDDMDTLLTLLGVAGTAFVIAVPGADDIMLGYQSLSFHDALYVRQALGLRPAPEFEVWLAGLGMADAQGRILPVDLATSPLRQLAAG; from the coding sequence GTGAGCTACCGGCAAACTGTCTCGGGGACCAGCTACAGCTTCGACGGGCTCCTCGACGTGCTGGCCAAGGCGACGCCCCTGCGTTCCGGCGACCAGCTCGCCGGGTGCGCCGCCGGCTCGGACGCCGAACGCGCCGCGGCCGCGTGGGTGCTCGCCGACATCGAGCTGGCGTCGTTTTTGTCCGACGTGGTCGTGCCTTACGAGACCGACGAGGTGACCCGGCTCATCATCGACGGCCACGACCGCGAGGCCTTCGCCCCGGTCGCGCACCTGACCGTCGGCGGTTTCCGGGATTGGCTGCTGGACAACGCCTCCCGCGCCGACGCGCCGGCGCGGCTCGCGGCCCTCGCCCCCGGGCTCACCCCGGAGATGGTTGCCGCGGTGTCGAAGATCATGCGCAACCAGGACCTGATCCTGGTGGCCGCCGCGGTGACCAACACCGCGGCCTTGCGGACCACCATCGGCCTGCCGGGCCGGCTGGCCACCCGGCTGCAACCCAACCATCCCACCGACGACCCCCGCGGGATCGCCGCCGCGCTGCTCGACGGCCTGCTGCTGGGCTGCGGTGACGCGGTGATCGGCGTCAACCCCGCGACCGACTCGCCGGCCGCCGCGTCGGACCTGCTGCACCTGCTCGACGACATCCGCCGGCGGTTCGCCATTCCCATGCAGTCGTGCGTGCTGTGCCACGTGACGACCACCATGGAACTCATCGACCGCGGCGCGCCGGTCGACCTCGTATTCCAGTCGATCGCGGGCACCGAGGGCGCCAATGCGGCGTTCGGGACCTCCCTGGCGATGCTGAGGCAGGCCGACGAGGCGGCCCGCTCGCTGCACCGCGGCACGGTCGGCGGCAACGTCATGTACCTGGAGACGGGGCAGGGTTCGGCCCTGTCGGCCGGGGCCCACCTCGGCGTCGGCGGCAGGCCGGTCGACCAGCAGACGCTCGAGGCGCGGTCCTACGCGGTGGCCCGGGCGCTGCGGCCGCTGCTGGTCGACAGCGTGGTCGGGTTCATCGGGCCGGAGTACCTCTACGACGGCAAGCAGATCATCCGCGCCGGCCTCGAGGACAACTTCTGCGGGAAGTTGCTCGGCCTGCCGATGGGCGTCGACGTCTGCTACACCAACCACGCCGAGGCCGACCAGGACGACATGGACACGCTGCTGACCCTGCTGGGCGTGGCGGGCACCGCGTTCGTCATCGCCGTTCCCGGCGCCGACGACATCATGCTCGGCTACCAGAGCCTGTCGTTCCACGACGCGCTGTACGTGCGGCAGGCGCTGGGGTTGCGCCCGGCGCCCGAGTTCGAGGTCTGGCTGGCGGGCCTGGGCATGGCCGACGCGCAGGGCCGGATCCTGCCCGTCGACCTCGCGACGTCGCCGCTGCGGCAACTGGCGGCGGGCTGA
- a CDS encoding vWA domain-containing protein, protein MSGPALLRGVDLAAFAAALVARLRGAGVHVSADGPAGFVQALRLLGTRTGSALYWAARLTLVDRADDLGAFDAVFAAVFGAGEAERSTSLVAAQQLSNRAPGPVRGAEAQSGLPGGLPWATRAAAGHDDDDPGAARVPVPEVLPSRIAARADEPFDRFDARDLRLLGDWLEETVVRWPRRRSMRFEPSAAGKRIDLRATMNASRKTGFEAIALARTRPRRRPRRVVLVCDVSRSMRPYAAMYLHLMRALTKGRGVRRAGIRPEVFAFSTSLTRLTAVLSHRSAEVALQRAEATVTDRYGGTSVGRSLAALLSPPHGNALRGAVVIVASDGWDGDPPDVLARAMARLRRRAAVVAWLNPRAAQPGFEPVTGSMAAALPYCDLFLPAHSLTGLRQLLLALCL, encoded by the coding sequence ATGAGCGGCCCGGCGCTGTTGCGGGGCGTCGACCTGGCGGCCTTCGCGGCCGCCCTGGTGGCGCGGCTGCGCGGTGCCGGGGTGCACGTGTCGGCCGACGGGCCGGCGGGTTTCGTGCAGGCGCTGCGGCTGCTGGGGACCCGCACCGGGTCTGCGCTGTATTGGGCGGCCCGGCTGACGCTGGTCGACCGGGCCGACGACCTGGGCGCCTTCGACGCGGTGTTCGCGGCGGTGTTCGGCGCCGGCGAAGCCGAGCGTTCCACGAGTTTGGTCGCGGCGCAACAACTCTCCAACCGCGCCCCCGGCCCGGTGCGGGGCGCCGAAGCCCAATCCGGGCTGCCCGGGGGCCTGCCCTGGGCGACGCGGGCCGCCGCCGGGCACGACGACGACGACCCGGGAGCCGCGCGCGTCCCGGTCCCCGAGGTGCTGCCCAGCCGCATCGCCGCACGCGCCGACGAACCGTTCGACCGCTTCGACGCCCGCGACCTGCGGTTGCTGGGGGACTGGCTCGAGGAGACCGTCGTGCGCTGGCCGCGGCGGCGCAGCATGCGGTTCGAGCCCAGCGCCGCCGGCAAGCGCATCGATTTGCGCGCCACGATGAACGCCTCGCGCAAGACCGGCTTCGAGGCGATCGCCCTGGCGCGCACCCGGCCGCGGCGCAGGCCCCGCCGGGTCGTCCTGGTCTGCGACGTGAGCCGCTCCATGCGGCCCTACGCGGCGATGTATCTGCACCTGATGCGGGCCCTGACGAAGGGGCGCGGCGTGCGCCGGGCCGGGATCCGCCCGGAGGTGTTCGCGTTCTCGACGTCGCTGACCCGGCTCACCGCGGTGCTGTCGCACCGCTCGGCCGAGGTGGCCCTGCAGCGCGCCGAGGCGACGGTCACCGACCGCTACGGCGGCACCTCCGTCGGCCGCAGCCTGGCCGCCCTGCTGTCCCCGCCGCACGGCAACGCGCTGCGCGGGGCGGTGGTGATCGTCGCCTCCGACGGCTGGGACGGCGATCCCCCCGACGTGCTGGCGCGCGCCATGGCCCGGCTGCGTCGCCGCGCCGCCGTGGTGGCCTGGCTCAATCCGCGTGCGGCCCAGCCGGGTTTCGAGCCGGTGACCGGTTCGATGGCGGCCGCGCTGCCGTACTGCGACCTGTTTCTGCCGGCGCACTCACTGACCGGGCTGCGCCAGTTGCTGCTCGCGTTGTGTCTTTGA
- a CDS encoding SRPBCC family protein — protein sequence MKIANQFTVSAPIDKAWDVLCDLEQVIPLMPGAALTGHEGEDYAGKVKIKVGPVTSEFSGKVHFVEQDRGQYRAVIDAKGKEMRGTGNAAATVTAQLHEEGDRTSVTVDTDLKIVGKLAQFGSGMLQQVSEKLLGQFVESLEAKLAAENAPAMPPSNGSAAPAPAHHPAGPAPEPEPIDLLELAGGDQLKKYGALALAVLAVLVLIWVMRRRR from the coding sequence ATGAAGATCGCCAACCAGTTCACCGTCAGTGCGCCCATCGACAAGGCGTGGGACGTGCTGTGCGACCTGGAGCAGGTGATCCCGCTGATGCCGGGGGCCGCGCTGACCGGCCACGAGGGCGAGGACTACGCCGGCAAGGTCAAGATCAAGGTCGGCCCCGTCACCAGCGAATTCAGCGGCAAGGTGCACTTCGTGGAGCAGGACCGCGGCCAGTACCGCGCGGTCATCGACGCCAAGGGCAAGGAGATGCGCGGCACCGGCAACGCGGCCGCCACGGTCACCGCCCAGCTGCACGAGGAGGGCGACCGCACCAGCGTCACCGTGGACACCGACCTCAAGATCGTCGGCAAGCTGGCGCAGTTCGGCAGTGGGATGCTGCAACAGGTCTCGGAGAAGTTGCTGGGCCAGTTCGTGGAGTCGCTGGAGGCCAAGCTGGCCGCCGAGAACGCGCCGGCGATGCCGCCGAGCAACGGTTCGGCCGCGCCGGCGCCCGCGCACCACCCCGCCGGGCCCGCCCCCGAGCCCGAACCCATCGACCTGCTCGAGCTGGCCGGCGGCGACCAGCTCAAGAAGTACGGTGCACTGGCCCTGGCGGTGTTGGCCGTGCTGGTGCTGATCTGGGTCATGCGCCGGAGGCGTTGA